In Spinacia oleracea cultivar Varoflay chromosome 5, BTI_SOV_V1, whole genome shotgun sequence, a single window of DNA contains:
- the LOC110804081 gene encoding uncharacterized protein yields the protein MAHKEERKTSMHLGRIQQGKDESLRSYVKRFNLEAGQIPNLPDGVSFDNFIRGLKKGSFKFGLVKKSVRTMAEVLDEAEAFIHATEICSASKDGRTVEATYSSRKKDKIDRKAPRVNDTWALSKEHDTNSPGHKRERPQEREYFEYNTDLLTILKDVRTRFDLERPFPMKSPAESREPKLYCQFHEDIGHEIKNCRSLKRALDGLASKGHLKNYIQRNAHGFGKNQSKKNKSPVMLSGKSPLDPFPRIEICESDGGRVATPHDDPLVR from the exons atggcacacaaggaagaaaggaaaacaagtaTGCACTTGGGACGAATTCAACAGGGGAAAGATGAATCACTAAGAAGCTATGTGAAACGTTTCAACCTAGAGGCCGGACAGATCCCAAATTTGCCCGACGGCGTCTCCTTCGATAATTTTATTAGGGGATTGAAGAAGGGATCCTTTAAGTTTGGCCTAGTCAAGAAAAGTGTGCGGACTATGGCCGAAGTTTTGGACGAGGCcgaagcatttatccatgcaacagaaatatgcagTGCGTCAAAAGATGGAAGGACTGTAGAAGCAACATATTCCTCAAGGAAGAAAGACAAAATAGACCGAAAAGCCCCACGAGTAAATGATACTTGGGCTCTCTCgaaagagcatgataccaatTCTCCTGGACACAAGAGAGAACGTCCACAAGAAAGGGAATAtttcgagtataacacagatcTCCTCACGATACTGAAAGACGTCAGAACCAGGTTTGACCTTGAACGACCTTTCCCCATGAAGTCTCCTGCTGAGAGTCGAGAACCTAAGTtgtattgccagttccatgaagacaTAGGGCATGAAATCAAGAACTGTAGAAGCTTGAAGAGAGCTCTAGACggcctagcctccaaaggacacctTAAGAACTACATACAGAGGAATGCTCAtggctttggaaaaaaccagtctaaaaagaacaagtcacct GTAATGCTGTCAGGAAAGTCACCTCTGGACCCATTCCCACGGATCGAGATATGTGAGTCGGATGGTGGACGAGTAGCCACTCCGCATGATGATCCTCTTGTTAggtaa